The following coding sequences are from one Paenibacillus sp. JDR-2 window:
- a CDS encoding glycoside hydrolase family 30 protein, with translation MRRFSTVILPVLLVALLATACSNGNSGRSGSADGQVQVWLTTPDKSKLLQQEESLKLTKAKDSEENVITIDDRKVYQQMDGFGASMTDSSAWLIANKLNDSQREELMNKLFDHDKGIGISYMRVPLGASDFAVKNYTFDDMPAGQSDPELKNFSIDHDKEYIIPTLQQALKINPELKLMGSPWSAPGWMKTTDSVIGGSLKPDAYEPFANYFVKMIQGYEAEGVPFDAITLQNEPHYTPDDYPGMRMEPVEQAELIKNFVGPAFEKNSIKSKIVVWDHNWDEPYYPLTILNDPDASKYVDGTAFHGYAGEVGNQAQVHDAHPDKNLYFTESSGGAWSTDFGGNLKWDMENLIIGATRNWSKVVLKWNLALDENYGPTIGGCKDCMGVVTINQGSGDVAFNSEYYSFGHASKFVKSGAYRIESGESVSGEIEQVAFKNPDGTIVLVALNAASEDKELKVKLGGKSFAYTMPAGAVATFVWPGTANSK, from the coding sequence ATGAGAAGGTTTAGCACGGTTATACTTCCCGTCTTGCTGGTAGCTTTGCTGGCCACGGCCTGCAGCAACGGGAACTCAGGCCGTTCAGGCTCTGCCGACGGACAGGTTCAGGTTTGGCTGACGACTCCGGACAAGAGCAAGCTGCTGCAGCAGGAGGAAAGCCTGAAGCTGACGAAGGCCAAGGATTCCGAAGAGAATGTCATTACGATCGATGACCGGAAGGTTTATCAGCAAATGGATGGCTTTGGCGCTTCCATGACGGATTCCTCGGCTTGGCTTATTGCGAATAAGCTGAACGATTCGCAGCGGGAAGAGCTGATGAACAAGCTGTTCGACCATGATAAGGGAATTGGCATCAGCTATATGCGCGTGCCGCTTGGGGCATCGGATTTTGCCGTAAAGAACTATACCTTCGACGATATGCCGGCCGGTCAAAGCGATCCGGAGCTGAAAAACTTCTCTATCGATCACGATAAGGAATACATCATTCCGACGCTTCAACAGGCGCTTAAGATTAACCCGGAGCTGAAGCTGATGGGTAGTCCGTGGAGCGCTCCGGGCTGGATGAAGACAACCGATTCCGTGATCGGGGGGAGCCTGAAGCCCGATGCTTATGAGCCGTTTGCGAATTATTTTGTCAAAATGATTCAGGGCTACGAAGCGGAAGGCGTACCGTTTGATGCGATTACCCTTCAGAACGAACCGCATTATACGCCGGATGATTATCCGGGCATGAGGATGGAGCCGGTCGAGCAGGCCGAGCTGATCAAGAACTTTGTTGGTCCTGCCTTCGAGAAGAACAGCATCAAGTCCAAGATCGTCGTTTGGGATCATAACTGGGATGAGCCGTATTATCCGCTGACCATTCTGAACGATCCGGATGCCTCGAAATACGTAGACGGAACAGCCTTCCACGGTTATGCGGGAGAGGTTGGCAATCAGGCGCAGGTGCATGACGCGCATCCGGACAAAAATCTCTATTTCACGGAAAGCAGCGGCGGCGCTTGGTCAACGGACTTTGGCGGCAACCTGAAATGGGATATGGAAAATCTGATTATCGGCGCAACCCGCAACTGGTCGAAGGTAGTCTTGAAATGGAATCTAGCGCTCGACGAGAATTATGGGCCCACGATTGGCGGCTGTAAGGATTGCATGGGCGTCGTAACGATTAATCAAGGCTCCGGCGATGTGGCGTTTAACTCGGAATACTATTCGTTTGGCCATGCGAGCAAATTCGTGAAATCCGGTGCATACCGCATTGAATCCGGCGAATCGGTGAGCGGGGAGATCGAGCAGGTTGCCTTCAAGAATCCGGACGGCACGATCGTACTGGTTGCGCTAAACGCGGCAAGCGAAGACAAAGAACTGAAGGTTAAGCTCGGCGGCAAATCGTTTGCTTACACGATGCCGGCAGGCGCGGTGGCTACGTTTGTATGGCCGGGAACGGCTAACAGCAAATAA
- a CDS encoding glycoside hydrolase family 30 protein produces MSAILKTAVTTKEVEVWLSSEMTPGNTRWFEGPTDPAYALSGQPKLALTAPSVSDQTTILVTPAHSYQQMLGIGTSVEETTINNLLKMDAASQASFIQQLADKEKGLGFNLFRITIGTSDFTAQPFYTYNDLPEGETDFELKHFSVQKDIDLSIFRVVQLLLKAVPDAKIFASPWSPPAWMKTNGDLKRGSLKEGAEYTEALAKYYRLAIQAYEEHGIPVCAMTLQNEPLLETDYPSCYMSPERQRELAIALKREFEEHGLATELWIFDHNFADAMGYVTPILNDSEGYAAVDGIALHDYDGSPEVMSEIHAAYPEKPIYLTERSLWGTAGADRMAQYFRNYASSYNAWVTMLDSKIGTHQWLGQPGPTMLVQDADEPSRFWRTPEFNLLAQYSRFVERGAYRIGSTYGSPETVTNVAFRNPDGSLVMVVINQTAEEQLFRVLCDGKQFVATLPAGTVGTYRW; encoded by the coding sequence ATGTCTGCAATACTCAAAACGGCAGTAACCACAAAAGAAGTTGAGGTGTGGCTCAGCTCGGAAATGACCCCGGGGAATACCCGCTGGTTTGAAGGGCCAACGGACCCGGCCTATGCGTTGAGCGGGCAGCCGAAGCTGGCGTTAACCGCTCCTTCCGTCTCGGATCAAACTACGATTCTGGTAACGCCTGCCCATTCGTATCAACAGATGCTGGGCATCGGGACTTCGGTGGAAGAGACAACGATCAACAATCTGCTGAAGATGGACGCTGCTTCGCAGGCGAGCTTTATTCAGCAGCTGGCGGACAAGGAGAAGGGTCTGGGCTTTAATCTGTTCCGGATTACGATCGGGACCTCGGATTTCACCGCGCAGCCGTTCTATACGTATAACGATCTTCCCGAGGGAGAGACCGATTTCGAGCTGAAGCATTTCAGTGTTCAGAAGGATATCGATCTGTCGATCTTCAGGGTGGTGCAGCTTCTGCTGAAGGCCGTGCCGGATGCGAAAATTTTCGCTTCGCCTTGGAGCCCGCCGGCCTGGATGAAGACAAACGGCGATCTGAAGCGGGGAAGCCTGAAGGAAGGCGCCGAGTACACGGAAGCGCTGGCGAAATATTACCGCCTGGCTATTCAGGCGTACGAGGAGCATGGCATTCCGGTTTGCGCGATGACGCTGCAAAACGAACCTCTGCTCGAGACCGACTATCCAAGCTGCTACATGTCGCCTGAACGTCAGCGCGAACTGGCGATTGCCCTCAAGCGCGAGTTCGAGGAGCATGGTCTAGCAACGGAGCTATGGATCTTCGATCACAACTTTGCGGATGCGATGGGTTATGTCACGCCGATTCTGAATGACTCCGAAGGCTATGCGGCGGTTGACGGCATTGCTCTCCACGACTATGACGGCTCTCCGGAAGTCATGAGCGAGATTCATGCGGCTTATCCGGAGAAGCCGATATATCTGACGGAGCGTTCCCTATGGGGAACGGCCGGCGCAGACCGGATGGCGCAATATTTCCGCAACTATGCCAGCAGCTATAACGCCTGGGTAACGATGCTCGACAGCAAGATCGGCACGCATCAATGGCTTGGGCAGCCCGGCCCAACGATGCTCGTGCAGGATGCGGATGAGCCAAGCCGGTTCTGGCGTACGCCGGAATTTAACCTGCTTGCGCAATACTCCCGTTTTGTCGAGCGCGGCGCTTACCGGATCGGCAGCACTTACGGCTCGCCGGAGACGGTAACCAATGTGGCGTTCCGCAATCCGGACGGCAGTCTTGTTATGGTCGTTATCAATCAGACGGCGGAAGAGCAGTTGTTCCGCGTGCTTTGCGACGGCAAGCAGTTCGTAGCGACGCTTCCTGCCGGGACCGTCGGTACGTACCGCTGGTAA
- a CDS encoding oxidoreductase, protein MMLTPQAPIGSGFGASSTAAEVIKGIDLTGKIVMVTGGYAGIGLETVRAFRSAGAKVIVPARDMEKAKAALADMPDVLLDTMDLLNPASIDAFAERFLSQFDKLHILVNNAGIMAVPLTRDERGYESQFAANHLGHFQLTCRLWPALVRAEGARVVALSSFAHRRAGIDFNDLNFERREYDTWAAYGQSKTANALFAVALDSIGKSQGVRAFSVHPGGIATDLQRHLSQAQLNSLDMFDKSGKPIISPENNRKTPEQGAATSVWCATNPKLEGMGGVYCADCEIAIALPSDDSTEMHGIRPRATDQVAAGRLWQLSEQLTGVKLDLK, encoded by the coding sequence ATGATGTTAACCCCGCAAGCACCTATCGGCTCCGGATTCGGAGCTTCGTCAACTGCCGCCGAAGTCATTAAAGGCATCGATTTAACAGGTAAAATCGTTATGGTCACAGGCGGCTACGCCGGTATCGGATTGGAAACCGTTCGCGCGTTCCGCTCCGCCGGCGCCAAGGTCATCGTTCCTGCCCGCGATATGGAGAAGGCGAAAGCCGCTCTTGCCGACATGCCGGACGTCCTGCTGGATACCATGGACCTGCTGAACCCTGCATCCATCGATGCTTTTGCAGAGCGGTTCCTAAGCCAATTCGATAAACTCCACATTCTCGTTAACAACGCAGGTATTATGGCCGTGCCTCTGACACGCGACGAACGGGGCTATGAATCCCAGTTCGCAGCCAATCATCTTGGCCATTTCCAGCTTACATGCCGCCTGTGGCCGGCACTTGTCCGCGCGGAAGGAGCACGCGTAGTCGCGCTCTCCTCTTTCGCCCATCGGCGGGCGGGCATCGACTTCAACGACTTGAACTTCGAAAGACGCGAGTACGACACCTGGGCGGCTTACGGACAATCCAAAACCGCAAATGCCCTGTTCGCGGTCGCGCTTGACTCCATCGGCAAAAGCCAAGGCGTACGCGCCTTCTCCGTCCATCCGGGCGGTATCGCAACCGATCTGCAGCGTCACTTGTCGCAAGCACAGCTCAACTCCCTGGACATGTTCGACAAATCGGGCAAGCCGATTATCAGTCCGGAAAATAACCGGAAGACTCCTGAGCAGGGTGCCGCAACGAGCGTCTGGTGCGCAACCAATCCTAAGCTGGAAGGCATGGGCGGCGTCTATTGCGCGGACTGCGAAATTGCCATCGCGCTGCCAAGCGACGACTCAACCGAAATGCACGGCATCCGTCCTCGCGCAACCGACCAGGTTGCCGCCGGCCGTCTGTGGCAGCTCAGCGAGCAGCTTACCGGTGTTAAGCTTGATTTGAAGTAA
- a CDS encoding AraC family transcriptional regulator: MAESTLEHYEATAELIDRFAGQQNGVHETPISSLFLFRQNQPTEPSHGVHSRSICFVFQGKKEVSLAEERFPYSPDEYLVASVELPVISRILEASSERPYLALKLEFSPEQILGVMKESGIQPRPQEHARRGLFIGQMERSLTDAIHRLVQLLEQPDDIPLLAPLLIKEILYRILQSKHGVSLEQLALEGGGAFRIKEVIDHIKKNYEKSIRSDELAAIANMSVPTLYRHFKEVTAMSPIQFQKHLRLQAARSLLLSEPVNAADVAFRVGYESPSQFSREYARMFGLSPIQDIKRLRTFDA, from the coding sequence ATGGCTGAATCTACGCTTGAGCATTATGAGGCAACCGCTGAGCTTATTGATCGTTTTGCCGGACAACAAAACGGCGTCCACGAGACTCCGATTTCATCCCTGTTTTTATTTCGCCAAAATCAACCGACGGAACCCTCGCATGGCGTTCACAGTCGTTCCATTTGTTTTGTCTTTCAAGGAAAGAAGGAAGTATCGCTCGCCGAGGAGCGTTTTCCGTACAGCCCGGATGAGTACCTTGTGGCTTCCGTCGAGCTGCCGGTGATTAGCCGGATCCTTGAAGCTTCATCCGAGAGACCTTATCTGGCACTCAAGCTGGAATTCTCGCCGGAGCAAATTCTGGGAGTCATGAAGGAATCGGGGATACAGCCCCGGCCGCAGGAGCACGCAAGACGCGGCTTGTTTATCGGTCAGATGGAACGTTCTTTAACGGATGCGATTCATCGGTTAGTTCAACTGCTGGAACAACCGGATGATATTCCGCTGCTTGCGCCTCTTTTAATCAAAGAGATCCTGTATCGCATCCTGCAAAGCAAGCATGGGGTTAGCCTGGAGCAGCTGGCGCTTGAAGGCGGGGGAGCTTTTCGGATTAAAGAGGTCATTGACCATATCAAGAAAAATTACGAAAAATCAATTCGTAGCGATGAGCTTGCGGCAATCGCGAATATGAGCGTTCCCACGCTATATAGACATTTTAAAGAAGTCACGGCCATGAGTCCGATTCAGTTCCAAAAGCATCTGCGCCTGCAGGCTGCACGCAGCTTGTTATTATCCGAGCCCGTGAATGCCGCCGATGTCGCTTTCCGGGTAGGCTACGAGAGCCCGTCTCAATTCAGCCGGGAATATGCCAGAATGTTCGGCCTTTCGCCGATTCAAGATATTAAACGATTAAGAACGTTCGACGCCTAA
- a CDS encoding flavodoxin — MKVIVAYASLTGNTEEMAEAIAAGAREAGAEVVVRDAYDADASELDQYEGIAIGAYTWGDGELPDEFIDFYEALSNLDLSGRKAVVFGSGDTSYPIFCGAVDTIEAKLKEIGAELVLPGLKVEFDPSKDQIIECKAAGWLIAGSVPAVK; from the coding sequence ATGAAGGTCATTGTGGCGTATGCAAGTTTGACGGGAAATACGGAGGAAATGGCGGAAGCCATTGCCGCTGGCGCAAGAGAAGCAGGAGCGGAAGTTGTCGTAAGAGATGCTTATGATGCGGATGCATCCGAGCTGGACCAATATGAGGGCATTGCGATTGGCGCATACACTTGGGGAGACGGCGAGCTGCCCGATGAATTCATAGATTTTTACGAAGCGTTAAGCAATCTGGATTTAAGCGGACGCAAGGCCGTAGTATTTGGCTCAGGAGATACTTCTTACCCGATCTTCTGCGGGGCAGTGGATACGATTGAAGCTAAGCTGAAGGAGATTGGAGCGGAGCTCGTGCTGCCTGGCCTGAAGGTTGAATTCGATCCGTCCAAGGATCAGATTATCGAGTGCAAGGCTGCAGGCTGGCTGATAGCGGGATCAGTACCTGCTGTCAAATAG
- a CDS encoding AraC family transcriptional regulator, whose product MSEELLLTFRSPPLPFFIESNRRTYQAGEEHPNRTNLGVFDLLFVQQGSLYIAEEGNRWTLQAGDVLILRPDRWHHSFKPCQEETVFDWVHFQTVGAWEETEASQGSLRGDYYTYAIRLPKKMHLSFPDEAKLLFSQLHEAAQSSSHGAFWERQQRFLHLLQMLDEGWRSDAAKAGVSVAERAAAYLKMNYRSVITNTMLSEALQLHTNYITRCMTEVFGCTPQQYLLYYRLDQAKLLLIKTDWPIARVAEETGFRQTPHFSRLFAAQTGMPPLKFRKRFTN is encoded by the coding sequence GTGTCGGAGGAATTGCTGCTGACCTTTCGGTCACCGCCGCTGCCATTTTTCATAGAATCGAATCGGAGAACCTATCAAGCGGGGGAAGAGCATCCGAACCGGACGAATCTTGGCGTATTTGATCTCCTGTTCGTTCAGCAGGGCTCGCTCTACATCGCGGAGGAGGGCAACCGTTGGACGCTTCAAGCCGGGGATGTGCTCATTCTGCGGCCGGATCGTTGGCATCACTCTTTTAAGCCTTGCCAAGAGGAGACCGTATTCGACTGGGTGCATTTCCAGACGGTTGGAGCTTGGGAGGAAACGGAGGCAAGCCAGGGATCGCTGCGCGGGGATTATTACACGTATGCCATTCGCCTGCCGAAAAAAATGCATTTATCGTTCCCGGACGAAGCGAAGCTTCTGTTCTCCCAGCTGCATGAAGCGGCGCAAAGCTCCTCGCATGGCGCCTTCTGGGAACGCCAGCAGCGTTTTCTCCATTTGCTGCAGATGCTTGACGAGGGCTGGCGCTCGGATGCGGCGAAGGCCGGGGTATCGGTTGCGGAACGCGCTGCCGCTTATCTGAAGATGAATTACCGCAGCGTGATTACGAATACGATGCTGAGCGAAGCGCTTCAGCTGCATACGAACTACATTACCCGCTGCATGACGGAGGTGTTCGGCTGTACGCCGCAGCAATATTTGCTGTATTACCGCCTCGACCAGGCGAAGCTGCTGCTTATCAAGACAGACTGGCCGATCGCAAGAGTGGCGGAGGAGACGGGATTCCGTCAGACGCCGCATTTCTCCAGGCTTTTTGCCGCGCAGACCGGCATGCCGCCGCTTAAATTCCGCAAACGATTCACGAATTAA
- a CDS encoding SOS response-associated peptidase codes for MIERYSITADVGDMIEAFKVEQLINCYTNRFNVAPTQTVSIVMNDRWGLRTMHDARWGLFPFWAKDSVNADSSMLSNKPFFERMLRKQRCVVPCSGFFGWQKGQKEKDSRAMHIVVPNHRVFGIAGFFDVWRNYSGQEVRAFTMITAPATGTMSQWQPNVPVIMDEEGMEDWLNPSISDFRSLRKHLEPMDSYRMRAYPVTNAVNDEAYESPDCIREIRPDFA; via the coding sequence ATGATTGAACGTTATTCCATTACCGCGGATGTTGGAGATATGATTGAGGCTTTTAAGGTGGAGCAGTTGATTAATTGTTACACGAACCGGTTTAATGTAGCGCCGACGCAGACGGTGTCCATTGTGATGAACGATCGCTGGGGACTCCGGACGATGCATGATGCTAGATGGGGACTGTTCCCGTTCTGGGCAAAAGATTCCGTAAACGCGGATAGCTCCATGCTGTCGAACAAGCCTTTCTTCGAGCGGATGCTGCGCAAGCAGCGCTGCGTTGTGCCTTGCAGCGGATTTTTCGGCTGGCAGAAGGGACAGAAGGAGAAGGACTCGCGGGCGATGCATATCGTGGTGCCAAACCATAGAGTATTCGGAATTGCCGGCTTCTTCGACGTATGGCGGAATTACAGCGGGCAAGAGGTGCGCGCTTTTACGATGATTACCGCACCGGCCACCGGGACGATGTCGCAATGGCAGCCTAACGTGCCGGTTATCATGGACGAAGAGGGAATGGAGGATTGGCTGAATCCCAGCATCTCGGATTTCCGTTCGCTGCGCAAGCATCTGGAGCCGATGGACAGCTACCGCATGAGAGCTTATCCGGTCACCAACGCGGTGAACGACGAAGCTTACGAGTCGCCGGATTGTATCCGGGAGATCCGCCCGGATTTTGCATAG
- a CDS encoding electron transfer flavoprotein subunit alpha/FixB family protein, giving the protein MGRTILVFAECRDGKLRRVALEALGAARRLAGADGSVHAVLAAPGGAADEAAALAARGADVVHVADDPALRAFAPEAYIAALRAAIEAVRPDALLLGHTAVGRELAPRVAAAIGAGHVADVTAIDETDGVFTRPLYAGKAFERRSFTPGRPWVVTVRPNNFEPAETLPAGEPQGTVQALPFTVPPILTAVRSLVRRAGGQIDLAEADVVVSGGRGVRSSAGFEPLQELAGVLGGAVGASRGACDAGYCGYALQIGQTGKVVTPQLYIACGISGAIQHLAGMSQSRVIIAINKDPDAPIFSVADYGIVGDLFEVVPLLTEEFRRTQSG; this is encoded by the coding sequence ATGGGAAGAACGATACTCGTGTTCGCCGAGTGCCGGGACGGCAAGCTGCGCCGCGTAGCGCTTGAGGCGCTTGGCGCCGCGCGGCGGCTAGCCGGTGCGGACGGCTCGGTCCATGCCGTCCTCGCGGCTCCCGGCGGAGCGGCCGATGAAGCAGCCGCGCTGGCTGCGCGAGGGGCGGACGTCGTCCATGTAGCGGACGACCCGGCCCTTCGCGCCTTCGCGCCAGAGGCGTACATCGCCGCCTTGCGCGCAGCTATAGAGGCGGTAAGGCCGGACGCGCTGCTGCTCGGCCATACCGCCGTAGGGCGCGAGCTCGCGCCCCGCGTGGCCGCAGCCATCGGCGCCGGCCACGTCGCAGACGTGACCGCCATCGATGAAACCGATGGCGTGTTCACGCGGCCGCTCTACGCCGGCAAGGCGTTCGAGCGGCGCAGCTTCACCCCGGGCCGGCCGTGGGTCGTCACGGTCCGCCCGAACAACTTCGAGCCGGCCGAGACCCTGCCGGCCGGCGAGCCCCAAGGCACCGTGCAGGCGCTGCCGTTCACGGTGCCGCCAATTCTGACCGCGGTGCGCTCGCTTGTGCGCCGCGCCGGCGGTCAAATCGATCTCGCCGAGGCCGACGTGGTCGTCTCCGGCGGCAGGGGCGTGCGCAGCTCGGCCGGCTTCGAGCCGCTTCAAGAGCTCGCCGGCGTGCTCGGCGGCGCGGTTGGCGCCTCGCGCGGCGCCTGCGATGCCGGCTACTGCGGCTATGCCCTGCAGATCGGGCAGACCGGCAAAGTCGTTACGCCGCAGCTCTATATTGCCTGCGGCATTAGCGGCGCCATCCAGCATCTTGCCGGCATGAGCCAATCGCGTGTCATTATCGCGATCAACAAAGACCCCGACGCCCCTATCTTCAGCGTTGCTGACTACGGCATCGTCGGAGACCTATTCGAGGTTGTTCCGCTATTAACGGAGGAGTTCCGCAGAACGCAATCCGGTTAA
- a CDS encoding electron transfer flavoprotein subunit beta/FixA family protein, producing the protein MNIVVLLKQTFDTEEKIIVKDGSVAEADAKLVINPYDEYALEEALRQREVHGGEVRVVSCGGDRSEEALRTALAMGADEAIRLDAATLESGDSFALAAALAKVIEPLKPDLLLAGLFAVDSGSGSVALQVAERLGLPHASAAVKVGIAQPDEAKASGELPPGAASAARFAVVERDVEGDTETVVIPLPALITAQQGLNEPRYPSLPGIMKAKRKPLARVSAAAGGEEEGARTSRLALFPPAPRAAGRRLAGTPGEQAAELVRLLQAEGQLPQ; encoded by the coding sequence CTGAACATTGTCGTTCTACTCAAGCAGACATTTGATACGGAAGAAAAAATTATCGTAAAGGATGGCTCCGTTGCGGAAGCGGACGCCAAGCTCGTCATTAATCCCTATGACGAATATGCCCTCGAGGAGGCGCTGCGCCAGCGCGAGGTGCATGGCGGCGAGGTACGGGTTGTCTCCTGCGGCGGCGACCGTTCGGAGGAGGCGCTGCGGACCGCGCTTGCGATGGGAGCGGACGAAGCGATCCGGCTCGACGCAGCTACCTTGGAGAGCGGCGACAGCTTCGCGCTGGCCGCTGCGCTCGCGAAGGTTATCGAGCCGCTCAAGCCGGATCTGCTGCTGGCGGGCTTGTTCGCCGTCGACAGCGGCTCCGGGAGCGTAGCGCTCCAGGTCGCGGAGCGGCTTGGTCTGCCTCATGCGTCCGCAGCGGTGAAGGTTGGCATAGCCCAGCCGGATGAAGCGAAGGCATCCGGCGAGCTGCCGCCTGGCGCAGCGTCGGCGGCGAGGTTTGCTGTCGTGGAGCGCGATGTCGAGGGCGACACGGAGACGGTTGTGATCCCGCTGCCAGCGCTGATCACCGCGCAGCAAGGGCTCAACGAGCCGCGGTATCCGTCGCTGCCGGGCATTATGAAGGCGAAGCGGAAGCCGCTCGCCCGTGTGTCGGCAGCCGCAGGCGGCGAGGAGGAAGGCGCGCGGACATCGCGCCTTGCGCTTTTTCCGCCGGCGCCGCGCGCAGCCGGCCGGCGCCTCGCCGGGACGCCCGGCGAGCAGGCGGCGGAGCTTGTCCGCCTGCTGCAGGCGGAGGGCCAGCTGCCGCAGTGA
- a CDS encoding (Fe-S)-binding protein produces MLEWWSAEVATAALRWILFAAVLGVAAVAFITVVLRRVGYIKLGRAAAHEAMPSDERRELAGRPSVAGQVLGHSKLLRDIRSGVMHFIYFYGFIVLQFGAADIIWKKLSGRPIPFPFYGQFAWSQELTVSLVLLAVLYGGFRRYIEQLPRLKRGWKPSLVLWFIGGLMLTVLLTLSFERLSGDPHAVAGRFAPVSSVLADWIGKLGVPAGSIASEAGYELFWWMHLLVLLSFLVYVPQSKHFHLLTAPVNLWLGRNAPVGRLAPLNLEDEDAEYFGAGKIEHFTQKQLLDLYACVECGRCTNVCPASNTGKLLSPMHLMTKLRDHLTEKGAAITSKSPWVPTFMGGQAAGAHVMGALIPSWEDSPEGSVTSIIPTMTAQKQAWNAREGTKPDELELIGDVMSEEELWACTTCRNCEEMCPVGNEHVDKIIDMRRYLVLMEGRLPSDGQRALQNIERQSNPWGLPRAERAAWIDECESRTGVRVKTMQEIKRAGAPKPHFLLWAGSMGSYDTRSRKVLYDLVRLLDQAGVSFATLGAEERNSGDTPRRIGNELLFQELCRENIETIVRYGITRIVTACPHTLNTFRKEYPDFGLPSDVRIEHHTELLARLLKDGRLTPEHLVKERVTYHDSCYLGRYNGIYDAPREVLKAIPGIEIEEMARNRENGMCCGAGGGLMWMEEQSGVRVNRARVSQALEVRPTVIGSACPYCLTMMEDGLKLLEADEQTAARDVAELLAASVFGKETA; encoded by the coding sequence TTGCTGGAATGGTGGTCGGCAGAAGTAGCGACAGCTGCACTCAGGTGGATTTTGTTCGCGGCGGTATTGGGGGTAGCCGCAGTCGCTTTTATTACGGTCGTCTTGCGCAGGGTGGGCTATATCAAGCTTGGCCGGGCAGCCGCCCATGAGGCGATGCCATCGGATGAGCGGAGGGAATTAGCCGGACGTCCCTCGGTAGCGGGACAGGTGCTCGGGCACAGCAAGCTGCTGCGCGATATCCGGAGCGGCGTCATGCATTTCATTTATTTTTACGGTTTTATCGTTTTGCAGTTTGGAGCGGCGGATATCATCTGGAAAAAACTCAGCGGTCGCCCGATTCCGTTTCCCTTCTACGGCCAGTTCGCCTGGTCGCAGGAGCTGACGGTCTCGCTTGTCCTGCTTGCGGTCCTGTACGGGGGCTTCCGCCGGTATATCGAGCAGCTGCCAAGGCTGAAGCGCGGCTGGAAGCCTTCGCTTGTCCTGTGGTTTATCGGCGGCCTGATGCTGACTGTCCTGCTGACGCTTTCCTTCGAGCGGCTGTCGGGAGATCCGCATGCCGTAGCTGGCCGTTTTGCGCCTGTTTCCTCCGTGCTTGCGGATTGGATCGGGAAGCTTGGCGTGCCTGCAGGCAGCATTGCATCGGAAGCGGGTTATGAGCTGTTCTGGTGGATGCATCTCTTGGTGCTGCTGTCTTTCCTTGTGTACGTGCCGCAGTCGAAGCATTTTCACCTGCTGACGGCTCCCGTGAATTTATGGCTTGGGCGCAATGCGCCGGTTGGCCGGCTGGCACCGCTTAATCTGGAGGATGAGGACGCGGAGTATTTCGGCGCGGGCAAAATCGAGCATTTTACGCAAAAGCAGCTGCTTGACCTGTACGCCTGCGTGGAATGCGGCCGCTGCACGAATGTTTGCCCGGCTTCGAATACCGGCAAGCTGCTGTCGCCGATGCATCTCATGACAAAGCTCCGGGATCACCTTACGGAAAAAGGTGCCGCCATTACGTCCAAATCGCCGTGGGTTCCAACGTTTATGGGAGGTCAGGCGGCAGGAGCGCATGTGATGGGCGCGCTGATTCCGTCCTGGGAGGATAGTCCGGAAGGAAGCGTAACCTCCATTATTCCGACCATGACGGCGCAGAAGCAGGCTTGGAATGCCCGGGAGGGAACAAAGCCGGATGAGCTGGAGCTGATCGGAGACGTCATGAGCGAGGAGGAGCTGTGGGCATGCACGACCTGCCGCAATTGCGAGGAGATGTGCCCGGTTGGCAACGAGCATGTCGACAAAATCATCGATATGCGCCGTTATCTCGTGCTGATGGAAGGCCGCCTGCCGTCTGACGGCCAGCGCGCTCTGCAAAACATCGAACGCCAAAGCAACCCGTGGGGACTTCCGAGAGCCGAGCGCGCGGCTTGGATCGACGAATGCGAGAGCCGTACCGGCGTCCGGGTTAAGACGATGCAGGAAATCAAGCGTGCGGGAGCGCCAAAGCCGCATTTTCTGCTGTGGGCAGGTTCCATGGGCTCATACGATACGCGAAGCCGGAAGGTGCTGTACGATCTCGTGCGGCTCCTCGACCAGGCGGGAGTGTCGTTTGCCACGCTTGGGGCAGAGGAGCGGAACTCGGGGGACACGCCTCGCAGGATTGGCAACGAGCTGCTTTTCCAGGAGTTGTGCCGTGAAAATATCGAGACCATCGTCCGTTACGGGATAACCCGTATCGTAACGGCCTGCCCGCATACGCTTAACACTTTCCGCAAGGAGTACCCGGACTTCGGGCTTCCGTCGGACGTCAGGATCGAGCATCATACGGAGCTGCTGGCCCGGCTGCTGAAGGATGGGCGGTTAACCCCCGAGCATCTCGTCAAAGAACGCGTAACCTACCATGATTCCTGCTATCTCGGACGTTATAACGGCATCTACGATGCACCGCGCGAGGTGCTGAAGGCGATTCCGGGCATCGAGATCGAAGAGATGGCGAGGAACCGCGAGAACGGCATGTGCTGCGGAGCGGGCGGCGGCCTCATGTGGATGGAGGAGCAAAGCGGCGTCCGCGTTAACCGCGCCAGAGTATCGCAAGCGCTGGAGGTGCGGCCTACGGTCATCGGCTCGGCCTGCCCGTATTGCCTAACGATGATGGAAGACGGGCTGAAGCTTCTCGAGGCCGATGAGCAGACGGCGGCACGCGATGTGGCGGAGCTGCTTGCGGCAAGCGTGTTTGGCAAGGAGACGGCTTAA